The Coregonus clupeaformis isolate EN_2021a chromosome 6, ASM2061545v1, whole genome shotgun sequence genome has a segment encoding these proteins:
- the LOC121567705 gene encoding sphingosine-1-phosphate phosphatase 2-like isoform X1, which produces MLKLLKYLHGSELVAKFQRACGLFPIEAAHQNGNWANPPRETPLQDADAPDKLTRLRCGNGHAITNEQDSNSNDKHKENGYGVGVSARPQYEVRNRLLYFLFLVSAGLGHEVFYITFPPCLHWNLDPFLCRRLVNIWTMVMYIGQALKDVLKLPRPLSPPVVKLEKRVDAEYGLPSTHVMATIAIFFTLLLSAPSRVQFQFEVGLLVAVVLSVLVCLSRLYTGMHSALDVICGALISATLMLVTYPYWETFDRLQLTSPLSPIGALVLALFLSYTYPELDHYTTTRGDTTTILGVGAGCSVGYWVNERLGETFEPQGVLPIPLPALTLGGLALGSARFVVGVVALVATRQMMKTASLWVLCSWYGVSVKDRDARRRKEIEVPYKFTTYISIGLVHSILVNRLFIGLALL; this is translated from the exons ATGCTCAAACTGCTTAAATATCTGCATGGTTCGGAGCTTGTGGCCAAGTTCCAGAGGGCATGCGGTCTGTTCCCCATCGAAGCCGCGCATCAGAACGGAAACTGGGCGAACCCTCCGCGGGAGACCCCGCTCCAAGACGCGGACGCACCTGACAAACTTACTCGACTGCGGTGCGGTAATGGACACGCTATTACCAATGAACAGGACAGCAACTCAAATGACAAACACAAGGAAAATGGATACGGTGTTGGT GTGTCGGCTAGGCCCCAGTATGAGGTGAGGAACCGGCTTCTATACTTCCTGTTCCTGGTGTCAGCTGGGCTGGGTCACGAGGTCTTCTACATCACCTTCCCGCCTTGCTTACACTGGAACCTGGACCCCTTCCTCTGCAGACGCCTCGTCAACATCTGGACC ATGGTTATGTACATCGGCCAGGCCCTGAAGGATGTGCTGAAGCTGCCTCGCCCTCTATCGCCCCCGGTGGTTAAGCTGGAGAAGCGTGTGGACGCTGAGTATGGCCTTCCCTCCACCCACGTCATGGCCACCATCGCCATCTTCTTCACCCTCCTCCTCAGTGCCCCTTCCAGGGTTCAG TTCCAGTTTGAAGTGGGTCTGCTTGTGGCGGTGGTGCTGTCTGTGTTGGTGTGTCTGAGTCGTCTGTACACAGGCATGCATTCTGCTCTG GATGTGATCTGTGGTGCTCTAATCTCAGCCACATTGATGTTGGTCACCTATCCATACTGGGAAACCTTCGACCGGCTCCAGCTcacctccccactctctcccatCGGGGCATTGGTACTGGCCCTCTTCCTGAGCTACACCTACCCTGAGCTGGACCATTACACCACCACGCGGGGGGACACCACCACTATCCTGGGGGTGGGTGCAGGCTGTTCTGTGGGTTACTGGGTAAATGAGAGGCTGGGGGAGACGTTTGAGCCCCAGGGGGTGCTACCCATACCCCTGCCAGCACTGACACTGGGTGGCTTAGCCCTGGGCAGCGCCCGCTTTGTGGTGGGTGTCGTGGCGTTGGTGGCGACTCGACAGATGATGAAGACAGCCAGTCTGTGGGTGCTGTGCTCCTGGTATGGAGTGTCAGTCAAAGACAGAGACGCCAGGCGAAGGAAGGAGATCGAGGTGCCGTATAAATTCACCACCTATATATCCATAGGCCTGGTCCACTCTATTCTGGTCAATAGACTGTTCATAGGACTGGCACTGCTATGA
- the LOC121567705 gene encoding sphingosine-1-phosphate phosphatase 2-like isoform X2: protein MVMYIGQALKDVLKLPRPLSPPVVKLEKRVDAEYGLPSTHVMATIAIFFTLLLSAPSRVQFQFEVGLLVAVVLSVLVCLSRLYTGMHSALDVICGALISATLMLVTYPYWETFDRLQLTSPLSPIGALVLALFLSYTYPELDHYTTTRGDTTTILGVGAGCSVGYWVNERLGETFEPQGVLPIPLPALTLGGLALGSARFVVGVVALVATRQMMKTASLWVLCSWYGVSVKDRDARRRKEIEVPYKFTTYISIGLVHSILVNRLFIGLALL from the exons ATGGTTATGTACATCGGCCAGGCCCTGAAGGATGTGCTGAAGCTGCCTCGCCCTCTATCGCCCCCGGTGGTTAAGCTGGAGAAGCGTGTGGACGCTGAGTATGGCCTTCCCTCCACCCACGTCATGGCCACCATCGCCATCTTCTTCACCCTCCTCCTCAGTGCCCCTTCCAGGGTTCAG TTCCAGTTTGAAGTGGGTCTGCTTGTGGCGGTGGTGCTGTCTGTGTTGGTGTGTCTGAGTCGTCTGTACACAGGCATGCATTCTGCTCTG GATGTGATCTGTGGTGCTCTAATCTCAGCCACATTGATGTTGGTCACCTATCCATACTGGGAAACCTTCGACCGGCTCCAGCTcacctccccactctctcccatCGGGGCATTGGTACTGGCCCTCTTCCTGAGCTACACCTACCCTGAGCTGGACCATTACACCACCACGCGGGGGGACACCACCACTATCCTGGGGGTGGGTGCAGGCTGTTCTGTGGGTTACTGGGTAAATGAGAGGCTGGGGGAGACGTTTGAGCCCCAGGGGGTGCTACCCATACCCCTGCCAGCACTGACACTGGGTGGCTTAGCCCTGGGCAGCGCCCGCTTTGTGGTGGGTGTCGTGGCGTTGGTGGCGACTCGACAGATGATGAAGACAGCCAGTCTGTGGGTGCTGTGCTCCTGGTATGGAGTGTCAGTCAAAGACAGAGACGCCAGGCGAAGGAAGGAGATCGAGGTGCCGTATAAATTCACCACCTATATATCCATAGGCCTGGTCCACTCTATTCTGGTCAATAGACTGTTCATAGGACTGGCACTGCTATGA
- the LOC121567707 gene encoding phenylalanine--tRNA ligase beta subunit yields MPTVSVKRDLLFHALGRTYTDEEFDELCFEFGLELDEITSEKDIISREQGDTKAEGASDVILYKIDVPANRYDLLCLEGLVRGLQVFKQKMEAPRYRRVSPASRTPQRLVITEETAAVRPHAVAAVLRNITFTQERYDSFIELQEKLHQNVCRKRTLVAIGTHDLDTISGPFTYTAKPPGDIRFKPLNQAKEYTAQELMSLYKTDSHLRHYLHIIEDEPLYPVIYDSNGIVLSMPPIINGDHSKISLNTKNVFIECTATDLTKAKIVLDMMVTMFCEYCEEPFTVEEAEVVYPDGRTCQYPELAYRKETLSADFINRKVGISESTEHIAQLLTKMCLLSEVMSDGEQIEVEIPPTRSDVIHACDIMEDAAMAYGFNNIPRTTPRTYTVANQLPLNKLSELLRQDLAAAGFTEALTFALCSQEDIADKLLKNISETRACHISNPKTAEFQVARTTLLSGLLKTVAANRKMPLPLRLFEISDVVLKDETKDVGARNNRRLCAVYYNKSPGFEVIHGLMDRVMQLLEVKPGQGKGYHIQAADDSTFFPGRCAEIFARGKSIGRLGVLHPDVINRFELTMPCSALDIDIEPFL; encoded by the exons ATGCCGACTGTCAGTGTCAAAAGGGATCTTCTGTTCCATGCCTTGGGCAGAACATACA CTGATGAAGAATTTGATGAGTTGTGTTTTGAGTTTGGGCTGGAGCTCGATGAGATT ACCTCCGAGAAGGACATCATCAGTCGTGAACAGGGGGACACCAAGGCAGAGGGGGCGTCTGATGTGATTCTGTATAAGATTGATGTCCCAGCTAACCGCTATGACCTGCTGTGTCTGGAAGGACTGGTCAGGGGCCTGCAGGTCTTCAAGCAGAA GATGGAAGCCCCTCGCTACAGGCGTGTGAGTCCAGCCAGCAGAACGCCTCAGAGGCTGGTCATCACAGAGGAG ACGGCTGCTGTGCGACCCCATGCTGTGGCTGCAGTCCTGAGGAACATCACCTTCACACAGGAACGCTACGACAGCTTTATCGAACTACAGGAGAAACTCCATCAGAACGTCTGTAG GAAAAGGACTCTGGTTGCCATCGGCACCCATGACCTGGACACCATTTCAGGCCCCTTCACCTACACAGCCAAGCCACCTGGTGACATCCGCTTCAAACCTCTCAATCAGGCAAAGGAGTACACCGCACAGGAACTCATGAGCCTCTACAAG ACAGACAGCCACTTGCGACACTATCTGCACATCATTGAAGACGAGCCTTTATATCCTGTCATCTATGACAGCAACGGCATTGTCTTGTCTATGCCTCCAATCATCAATg GGGACCATTCCAAAATCTCCTTGAATACAAAGAATGTTTTTATCGAGTGCACAGCCACTGATCTTACCAAGGCAAAAATCGTGTTGGACATGATGGTGACGATGTTCTGCGAGTATTGTGAAGAGCCTTTCAC GGTAGAGGAGGCTGAGGTGGTGTACCCAGACGGCAGGACCTGCCAGTACCCG GAGCTGGCTTACAGGAAGGAGACTCTGTCAGCAGACTTCATCAACCGCAAAGTTGGCATCAG TGAGTCGACTGAGCACATCGCCCAGCTATTGACCAAGATGTGCTTGCTCTCAGAGGTCATGAGCGACGGCGAACAGATCGAGGTGGAGATCCCGCCCACGCGCTCTGACGTCATCCACGCCTGTGACATCATGGAGGATGCCGCCATGGCGTACGGTTTCAACAATATTCCCCGCACCACGCCGCGCACCTATACCGTAGCCAATCAG CTCCCACTGAATAAGCTGTCAGAGCTGCTGAGACAGGACCTGGCTGCTGCTGGATTCACGGAGGCCCTCACCTTCGCCCTG TGTTCTCAGGAGGACATAGCTGACAAGCTGTTGAAGAACATCTCAGAGACCAGAGCATGTCACATCTCCAACCCCAAGACAGCTGAGTTCCAG GTGGCGCGCACCACCCTGCTCTCAGGCCTGCTGAAGACTGTGGCTGCCAACAGGAAGATGCCTCTGCCTCTCAGGCTGTTTGAGATCTCAGACGTGGTGCTCAAGGATGAAACCaaag ACGTGGGGGCCAGGAATAACCGTCGTCTGTGTGCCGTCTACTACAACAAGAGTCCTGGGTTCGAGGTGATCCACGGCCTGATGGACCGGGTCATGCAGCTGCTGGAGGTCAAACCAGGCCAGGGCAAGGGCTACCACATCCAGGCTGCCGACG ATTCCACCTTCTTCCCTGGTCGCTGTGCTGAGATCTTTGCGCGAGGGAAGAGCATAGGACGCCTCGGGGTCCTTCACCCTGATGTCATCAACCGCTTTGAGCTCACCATGCCATGCTCCGCCCTGGACATCGACATCGAGCCCTTCCTGTGA
- the LOC121567706 gene encoding E3 ubiquitin-protein ligase RNF182, producing the protein MAKDDMAEVDSASSGAEPTGGLEIAFPYEEYECKICYNYFDLDRRAPKILECLHTFCEECLTTLHLREERPWRISCPICRHRTPVPDYRIQNLPNNTKVTEDFPLYIDSDPLPQDALPLYPPPLHPALVALRREETSGASTSQATPSTTLSTATTLSQDSVRYDSCQSCKRVALTTGCVCVIFSFLSMLVLLFMGLIFVHSHSSPPSPAGPICLSVASILAMFSVVVTWLICWLKYRPDHESGRSSGTNRRNA; encoded by the coding sequence ATGGCGAAAGATGACATGGCAGAGGTAGATTCAGCATCAAGTGGAGCGGAACCCACGGGCGGGCTGGAGATAGCATTCCCGTACGAGGAGTATGAATGCAAAATATGTTACAATTATTTCGACCTTGACCGTCGTGCGCCAAAGATTTTAGAATGCTTGCACACATTTTGCGAGGAGTGCCTGACCACACTCCATCTCCGCGAGGAGCGTCCATGGCGCATCAGCTGCCCTATATGTCGCCACAGGACGCCCGTGCCGGACTATCGGATACAAAACCTGCCCAATAATACCAAGGTAACGGAGGATTTCCCATTGTACATTGACTCTGACCCTCTGCCTCAGGATGCTTTGCCCCTGTACCCTCCCCCGTTGCACCCCGCACTCGTCGCCCTCAGGCGCGAGGAGACATCGGGTGCGTCCACGAGCCAAGCTACCCCCTCCACTACCTTGTCCACGGCCACTACCCTCTCCCAGGACTCCGTGCGCTATGACAGCTGTCAGAGCTGCAAGCGGGTTGCCCTGACTACGGGCTGTGTGTGCGTGATATTCTCCTTTCTGTCCATGCTGGTTCTGCTCTTCATGGGCCTGATCTTCGTGCACAGTCACAGCAGCCCGCCCTCGCCCGCGGGACCCATTTGCCTGTCGGTGGCCAGCATCCTAGCCATGTTCTCGGTAGTCGTCACGTGGCTGATCTGCTGGTTAAAATATAGACCCGATCACGAATCAGGCCGCTCATCTGGAACGAATAGGAGGAACGCCTGA